From the Billgrantia sulfidoxydans genome, one window contains:
- a CDS encoding Atu4866 domain-containing protein — MGHRRWPHIRHELLPNNRYDEARGERESAYQGRYRVTGNTIEYWDDTGFTADGEFIDGVLYHAGMVLRRKSSTR, encoded by the coding sequence GTGGGTCACCGACGATGGCCACACATACGCCACGAACTGCTGCCGAACAATCGCTACGACGAGGCCCGCGGCGAGCGCGAGAGCGCCTATCAGGGCCGCTACCGCGTCACCGGCAACACCATCGAGTACTGGGACGACACCGGCTTCACCGCCGACGGCGAGTTCATCGACGGCGTGCTCTATCACGCCGGCATGGTGCTACGGCGGAAGAGTAGCACTCGCTGA
- a CDS encoding 5'-nucleotidase, which translates to MAYDLSERLVIGLASSVLFDLEESDRVFREQGEASYRIYQRDNENKPLSTGVAFPFIKRLLSLNELSPNNPPIEVVLLSRNDPETGLRVMKSIEHHELGITRAIFLQGRYPHRFIPALNISLFLSANRQDVDQAILAGHPAGQVLSSGDLDLTDEEELRIAFDFDGVLVTDESETIYQQQGIEAFREYERANAQVPAEAGLLAIFLRKLAHIQMLEKQREEETQGAYRPKVRVSIVTARNAPAHERVIHTMRSWGVTVNEAYFLGGIAKEHVLGIIKPHIFFDDQASHLSATSDILPSVHVPFGQLNQGLVSGEKEATRPGHSLPEENSP; encoded by the coding sequence ATGGCCTACGATCTCAGCGAACGCTTGGTAATCGGGCTGGCATCCAGCGTCCTGTTCGATCTGGAGGAATCCGATCGGGTCTTTCGCGAGCAGGGCGAGGCGTCCTATCGCATCTATCAGCGCGACAATGAGAACAAGCCGTTAAGCACCGGCGTTGCCTTCCCCTTTATCAAGCGCCTTCTTTCGTTGAACGAGCTGAGCCCGAATAATCCGCCCATCGAGGTGGTGCTGCTCTCGCGCAACGATCCGGAAACCGGGCTGCGGGTCATGAAGTCGATCGAGCATCATGAGCTGGGCATCACGCGGGCGATCTTCCTGCAGGGGCGCTACCCCCACCGCTTCATTCCGGCATTGAACATCAGCCTCTTTCTGTCGGCCAATCGCCAGGACGTCGACCAGGCGATCCTGGCCGGGCACCCGGCGGGGCAGGTGCTGTCGTCGGGCGATCTCGACCTGACCGACGAGGAGGAGCTGCGCATTGCCTTCGATTTCGATGGCGTGCTGGTCACCGACGAGTCCGAAACCATCTACCAGCAGCAGGGGATCGAGGCGTTTCGCGAATACGAGCGGGCCAATGCACAGGTGCCGGCGGAGGCGGGTTTGCTGGCTATCTTCCTGCGCAAGCTGGCGCATATCCAGATGTTGGAGAAGCAGCGCGAGGAGGAAACGCAAGGCGCTTATCGCCCCAAGGTCAGGGTCTCCATCGTGACGGCCCGCAACGCGCCGGCCCATGAGCGTGTCATCCATACCATGCGTAGCTGGGGGGTGACCGTCAACGAGGCCTACTTCCTCGGCGGCATCGCCAAGGAGCATGTCCTCGGCATCATCAAGCCGCATATCTTCTTCGACGACCAGGCGTCTCACCTTTCGGCAACCAGCGATATCCTGCCGTCGGTGCATGTGCCGTTCGGGCAGCTCAACCAGGGCCTCGTTTCCGGTGAGAAAGAGGCGACCCGACCTGGCCACTCTCTACCTGAAGAGAATTCGCCTTGA